The region TCTGCAGAAGAgcaaaggcaggcaccaccatgaTAAAGTTTCTGCTGCTGGCTTTGGCATTTGGTCTGGCTCATGCTCATGCTGAGGTAAATACATTTGGTCTGTGCATTGGATTGATGTTTTTCAACAGTATATTTCTGTGGGTATGATGTTTCGTTCAGTTTTTCCATTGAAGTCCATATTCATGAAATAACCTTTCTGACTTTCACTCATGTGCACTTTTTCAAGCAGATTTTTCTAAGATaaaacaatggcaataaaaaacaatggTTTTAATTTCAGAACTTAAGAGGCCAGCAAATGGGTAGTTCTAGAAGGTCTCAGGTACCAAATGCTATGTAAATTGAGTCATCATATTCTACATCCCTATAAGCATATTTTTAAGTAATGAACAcaatattattcattttatatttctagttagcttaTGTATTTCCAAAGATTGGGATCAGAGATGAAAGTACCAACTCATATTCCAATggcctttgttgtttttttcagctTGAAGGAAAGTGGGTTACCACTGCTATCGCTGCTGACAATGTGGACAAGATAGAGGAAGAAGGACCTATGAGAATCTATGTTCGTGAACTTACTTGTAGTGAGGCATGTAGTAAAATGGGAGTCACATTTTATGTCAAGTAAGCAAATTGTCAACTATGTAAGCTGGGAAGACTGTTTACGTTTCTCAGCCTTTATGTTGTCAAACTTACAGGGAAATGTTCTTTTTCTGGTCATGAAATTGAAGGGCTTATCTTCAGCAATGtgattattttattacaaaaaggGTTAGCTCTGGACACCACAAGGATGCTAGATACTGTCTTCAATTCCCTGAATGTTTCCTTAGAAATTCTTTGGTTGGAGGCCTGAGGTTAAATATTGTCCTCTAATATTAGCTGCAAGTGACTGTAAGAATCTCATTTCTAGTAAGCTAAAGGGTGTGAGCATTTGGTTCATAGTCATATGTGTTATATTACTCAGTCAATGACATCATAAAAAGTTTTGCACAAACAGGTTAGACAAATCTAATTTGAAAATCCCTTTCTTTGATGCTCTAGTTACAAAGACACTTCTTAACATTTAGATGACTGTGGTCATTGAAAGGGTGCATAAGACCATAAAAACTTAGaaagcgccgggcggtggtggtgcacgcctttaatcccagcactcaggaggcagaggcaggcggatctctgtgagttcaaggccagcctggtctacaagagctagttccaggacaagctctaaaaaagctgcagagaaaccctgtctcgaaaaaccaaaaaaaaaaaaaaaaagaaaaaagaaaaaaaaacttagaaagcTTAGAACCATTTCTTTCTTGTAGTTATGAATTAGGTTATAAATTAAATCACttaaaacacatgcatataaaccTATGTACATGTTATCATTAGACAAGAATATGAGAATTAAGATGTTGAAAAGAATACACAAAGAATAGTGAAATTTGGATAAGGAAGTCATCAGAGCCTTTATAGCACTTGGAAAATTGCCACAAATAAAGGAAGTAATGTGTATGATTAAAACAGGatgatattttctaaaaaaagaattaagacatGTAAGTGGTACTTCTGTTCCAGCTCTGCAAATTATTCATAGATTCTTTTACTTCATCAAGTTCATTGTAATACTTGAAGATCTCTGAGAGAAATTAAAGGTTATAAAGAATAAACCAGGGATTCTCTGTTTGATTTTTAGTGCAAATGGCCAATGTTCAGAAACCAAAGTCATTGGGTATAAGCAAGAAGACGGCAAGTACAGGACCCAGTGTAAGTATGGGATCTGGGAGATTCCTCTATGAACAGAAGCATTTTGAATGAGCACATTCATTCTGACACTTCAGCCACTCATAGATACATGGACCTAGAAAAATATCAGCTACTTGAAAATCCATCAATGCTTCCAACCAACTGAGACATCCTACTAAGTCAGAGTACATTGTAGGTCACCTGAAGTTTTCAGAGAACACTATTACCTGAAGATGTGATTAATGCTAACAAAATGTCTCCAAATAGTTTCCTGtatgaaaatttatttctatataatattcagtgtcttttattttattaaaaatttattattttctctgctcccctcctttcctctcccattcTCTTATACCTTCTCCTATGATGTCTATGCTCTTGATTTacgcaggagatcttgtctttttctacttcccatttagattgtatccatgtatgtctctcttagggtcttctttgttgtctaggttctcttggatAGTAAACtttaggctagtttttctttgctttatgtctgaaaaccatttatgaatgagtatatataaaatttgtttatCATTTGATGATAAACTTCAATTTTGAAAAGCTGTTATGggaaaaatgttcaaaaatttCAGACAGACTCCTTCAATTTTTGCAAAATGTGCTAAAATAATATCAACACTCTGCAACTGAATTATGCATCTGAtgaccttttgttttattttaaatgatgggaGGGCACAATCTTCTGTCAAGCTTATTATTTTCCTAAGTTTGCGTGAATATTACAAAGTAGTCCAGTAATAGAAAATTAGTAGATCCTTAAATCATATTATTtctcatgatttttttaattgatttttgttgagctctacatttttctctatttccgttcttgcctgtcccctccccttcaaccttctctcaaggtccccatgc is a window of Arvicola amphibius chromosome X, mArvAmp1.2, whole genome shotgun sequence DNA encoding:
- the LOC119804197 gene encoding odorant-binding protein-like, translating into MIKFLLLALAFGLAHAHAELEGKWVTTAIAADNVDKIEEEGPMRIYVRELTCSEACSKMGVTFYVNANGQCSETKVIGYKQEDGKYRTQFEGDNRFEPVHATPENIVFTNKNVDRTGRTTNLIFVVGKGQPLTPEQYEKLEVFAKEQSIPTENIREVLATGKPSE